Within Alkaliphilus flagellatus, the genomic segment GTATATAAAATACAATCCCAATACGACCAACTAGAAACAAGTAACGAAACATTAGAAAAGGTAACTATTAATAATCAAGTTTCCACTAATAAGATTTTGGATGCATCAAGTGTTATAGTAAGATTGATAGATGAACTATCATCAGAAACCAATAGACTAAATTCTGTAATTGAAAATATTCATTCTCTAGCATCTATCGCTGAAGAGAATTCTGCTGCGTCTGAGGAAATGAGTGCCAACGTAACTCAATATACCGAAAAAGTTAGTGATTTATCCGACAGTATAGGCCTGTTTGAAACATTAATTAATAACTTTAAAAATCAACTTAAAAAATATAAAATATAAAGATCGTCTATTGTTAGCACAAAAGTATATTTTATTATACTATCGAAAGGAGATGTGAATATTCACATCTCCTTTCGATTTCCTCTATTATTCTGCTAATAATTCCTCTATTCTCTCTCTATCAAATCCAACTATTACTTCTTCTCCAATTTGAATTACAGGCACTGCCATAATTCCTCTTTGCATTAATTCTTTTCTAGCTGATGTATCGGTTTGAATGTTTCTTTCTATAAATTGAATACCCTTATCTGAAAAATATTCTTTGGCCGTATGACAATGTGAACATGTGCTACTCGTAAAAATTATAACTTCTTTCGACATTTAAATCCCTCCTATATTTTAATTATAAATTTATATTAGCATATTATTAATATATGACAAAATTTTTCTTAACTAATTAGCATGAAAAATATCTTTTAATTCCTCTTCTAATTTCACTTTTACTATATATAGGATCATTATATTCTTTAATGTTATAATACTGGATAACTTCTGCAATAGATCCAATATTATATTGATTTATTTCATTTACATTATTAAAAAATTTCTTCTCTTTATCTAAGTATCGGATATAATCTTTTATATTTTCATATATCAATTTATCCATCTCCCTTTAGTATAATAACCGCTAGTTTAACCCTAATTCTTTTCGTTTATTTTCAATATGGTCTATATAGATTTGTACTGCCTTCTCTGCATCCATCTCTACCATAACTTTCCCTAAACCTAGAGTTTCAGTAGTCTCTGTTAAAGTTTTTACTACAACATCGCTACCTGTAATAGATGGAACTGGAGCAACATGAACTAACCATCCTAAAGCAACTGCAGTACACGCATCAGCTACAGCTTTTTGTTCTAAATACTCAGGAGCTCCAATAACTAAAGGAAGCTTATTCGTATCTACATTTAAGGCGTCTGCTAATTCTTTTGCTGTGTGAGTCATCTTTCCAATATCCACACAAGCACCATAGCTAAGCACTGGAGGTATACCTAATTGTTTACATACAGCTTTTAATCCTTCTCCACATTCTTCAGCAGCTTTAGGATTTGTAAGTCCAGTATATTGCATAACACTGGAAGTACATCCACCAGATAATATAAGGATGTTATTTTTGATTAACTCTTTTGTCATCTTAAATATATTACTACCACCTTGTCCATATCTAGCTGTAGTACATCCAACAATTGTGGCTATTCCTCTAATATTACCATTAGCTATTTGCTCAATTAGAGGATCAAAGCTACCACCTAAGGCTTTTTTTATTGATTCTGTACTAAAGCCAACCATTGTGTCGGATATGTGAGGAGGAATATATGTTTCTCTATGCTCAGCCTTTCTTTCTTCAAATGCTTTAATTGCCATATTTAATGCTTTTTCTGCTTGTTCTTTCATTTTTTCTGGAATAAAGTCTAATGTTTCAGTTCCTTGCAGCTTTATAACAGGATGTGTACTTAATAATTTAGTTCCAAATCTCTTTGCAAATATTGGCATTGTAGGCACTGTACAGTTATAGTCAAACATAAATAAATCAACTACACCAGTAGCCAATAAATATTCTTGAGATAGCCACTCACCTTCTTGACCCCCATAGGCTTTTTGATTATGGGTACCTTCATAGTTAATAAGTTGTTGACCTTCACATACATGTCCTAAAATTTGAATACCTTCTGCACCAACAGCCTTAGCTTTCTCCTGCCATTCAACACTAGACGCAAGGTCAATAGCTACATGAGCCAATAATGGCATATGACCGTTTGTAACAACATTAATCATATTATCCTTTAAAAGCCCCATATTTTGTTTTTTCATAGTAATTTCTTGACTACCCATTAAAATTTCTTGAATAATACATAGTAAAAATAGGCCTTGATATTCATTAGCAATCCCTAATCTTACACTGTTTAAAAGGAATTCTACAGGATCCGAGTTAAAGTTTGTCATACATCTTGTTTGAGCATAAGCTACTTCACTATAGCCTCCTCCTGGGAATAAACCTAACTTTCTCCAAAGTTCTTTACGCTTAGTAGGTGCAAACACTTCTACAGTTTTAGATTCCACATGATGAGGTGCATGTATATCATCCATAACCCACTTAGCAAATTCTACAGCTATATTTTCTATAGGCTGATTTACATTTAGACCTGCCATATCAGCATATTTTTTTAACTTTTCAGCATCTCTTATTTTTAATCCGCTCTCTGGATTCTCCCCAGCTGCCTTTAATGTACGAGCTGCCTGATGACAATGAAAAATATTTGCTGAAGTACCTATAGTAACATGTCTATACATAAAGTTTCTTGCTACCATAGTATGCGCATCTACCCCACATACACCCCTAGGTACCTTAGGACTAATTCTACATGGACCATTTGCACAAAGCTGACAGGATAATCCTTCGATACAGAATTTACATTGGATTGGCTGTTGCTCACTAAATCTATCAAATACGTTTGTCATACCAGCTTTGTGCACGACTTGATACATTTCTCTCATTGCAGGATCTATCATCACATTTAATGGATATCCTTCTTTTGTCTGATCCCCTTTATCTACATGTTCACGTTGCCACTTATGTAACTCTTCCATAGAAGAAGACTTTTCAATACTGTTATAATCTACCTTAATCTTATTATGCAAATCTATATGTAAGCTTGGATCATTGAAATGTTCTGGTGTTAGCTCAGCACCTATATTTTTTTGAGCTCCTGACATTCTCTTTGCACTATCTTCGTATGTACTTTTAATATTTTCCTTAGACAATTTGTATCCTCCTTTACAAAATATATTAGCTTTATTTTTATATACCTTAGTTTTCCTAAATTTTCATGGAATATACAATAAAAAAGTGGTTTGAATCTATCTCATAAACTAATATCCTACTTAAAATTATTCTACTAATTTCACAACGCTTAATATCACACCTAGATTTTAAGCTTTAAGTTAAAAATCACAAATACCTAGAGCTTATTAAAAAATTTTATACATTCTTAGAAAGCAAAATAAATAATAAGATAAGATCAATATATAACTGTGATAAAAGTCACATTAAAAAGTGATTTTACTCATATTTCAATCCAAAATTTAAATATATAATAAAATAAATTATAAACATATTTACTAGTTTCTAACTAAACAAATATAAAATAATAGGAGGCTTTTATGAAAATTACTAGAGAAATGCTTATAGGTGATATTTTAAGGATTAATCCCAATGCAGCACCGATTTTGATGTCCTTTGGAATGGGTTGTCTTGGTTGTCCATCTTCTCAAATGGAGTCTTTAGAACAAGCAGCAGCAGTACATGGAATTGATGTTAATCTACTTATAGAAAAATTAAATGCATAATAAAAAAATAAGCTTAGAAGATGTAAATCTAAACATCTTCTAAGCTTATTTAATAGATTATTATTTTTTATTCGATAGCTATCGTGTCCAAGCTTTTAATTTTTGCATATCTTTAATAACTATTTTCTTTCTATCAATATCTATAGATCCTTCCTTTTTAAACTGACTTAGAGCTCTACTAACAGTTTCTCTTGCAGTTCCTATTAAGTTAGCTAAATCTTGTCTTGAAAGGTTCAATTGTAGCTCTATACCTTCAGGTGTCTGCTTACCGTTATTTTGAGCTAGCTTAATAATTGTCTGAGCAGTTCTTGCATAGGTATCACCTAAAGCTAACTCTTTTACCTTTTGTTGAGAGCTATACAGTTTTTTACTAAATACCTTTATAATGTGAAGTGCTATATCTGCATTTTTCTTAATAAGGTTTTCAAGATCTTCATTACGTATCATTCCTATACATGAATCTTCTAAAACCTCTGCCCCAGCTGGATACGCAATATCGTTAAACAGTGCAACCTCAGCAAATACATCACCATCTGAAAGAATAGCAAATATCAGTTCTCTTCCGTCTGGGGTTGTTTTATATACCTTTACCTTTCCAGACTTAATAAAGTAAAAGGCTTCTCCCCTATCACCTTCCATAAAAATAATTGTACCTTTACGTAAATTTTTCTCTATAGTCACACTACTAATTTGCTCAAGGTCCTTGTCACTTAAATCTTTAAATACAGGTGCCTTTTTTAATATATCAACGTCTGCCATTTCCATACTAGTTTCCTCCTCCCACAATGTTTACCCCTTATATAAATAACATATATTATTTATATTGATAACCATTATCTATTATATCAAAAATACATTATTATGAAAGCATATAATTGTATATGCCTAATGTAAATATACCTATTAAATATTTAAATCATTGACCTTTGTATAGAATCGACTGAAATAATATTGACAAAATGAGTATAGAGTAGGATAATAGATGTTGGGCAATTATTTTGTTAATTTTACTACAATATAGGAGGAATTTTACATGTTACACCATTTTATTGAACTAGTAGTACCTAATATCATCTATTTATTAGAAATCCTTGGTGTATTTATAATTACCTTTACTGCATTAAAGTGCTTTATTAGATATGCAGCAAGAGGATTTGACCTTAGCGATGACGTTATCAAGATTGAACTTGCAAGAGCCCTATCTCTTGGACTTACATTTTTATTGGGCGGAGAAATTTTATCAACTTTATTCGCTAAAGACTTAAAGCAGATTTTTACAATTGCAGGTATTGTTGTTATAAGGGTTGCTCTTACTTACGTTCTTCATTGGGAAATCACATCAGATATGGATCACTGTAACTCTTTTTCAACATTAAAAGAAAGAGTTGCTTGTAGACAAGATGTTATTCAACAAAAATCTTCTAACAAGCATTAATATATTGTATAAAAATAAAACTCCATAATTATGGAGTTTTATTTTTATACAATATATTATTTTTTCTAAAGTCTTATTCTTTTTTTAGTGTTTTTAGCAATAAGTATAATAAATAATAATACTACCGATGACATTACAATAGTTCCGCCTGGAGCTAAATCACCATAAAATGATACAGAAAGTCCTATTAATACAGATAGTACACCAAACAATATAGAGTACATAAAAGTCTGTCTAAAGCTCTTAGAAATTTGTAAACTAGTAGCTACAGGTATAACCATTAGGGATGATACTAAAAGTACTCCAACAATCCTCATAGATACTGCAATTGTCATTGCAACTAAGACAGTAAAATAAAGGTTAATCCATTTTATCGAAACTCCAGCTAATCTTGCAGCCTCCTCATCAAAGGCCATATAAAATAATGATCTATAGAAAACTATTATAGATAAAAGTATAAAAAATCCTAAAATAAAAATAACCAAAATATCATGATTTGATACTAAACCTATACTTCCGAATAGATAACTAAAAATAGCAGAATTAGAACTCCCCAAACTAATAAATATAGTAGCTAATCCTATACCCGCTGAAAGCATAATTGCAATAGAT encodes:
- a CDS encoding DUF1858 domain-containing protein, producing MKITREMLIGDILRINPNAAPILMSFGMGCLGCPSSQMESLEQAAAVHGIDVNLLIEKLNA
- a CDS encoding DUF1622 domain-containing protein, which translates into the protein MLHHFIELVVPNIIYLLEILGVFIITFTALKCFIRYAARGFDLSDDVIKIELARALSLGLTFLLGGEILSTLFAKDLKQIFTIAGIVVIRVALTYVLHWEITSDMDHCNSFSTLKERVACRQDVIQQKSSNKH
- the cooS gene encoding anaerobic carbon-monoxide dehydrogenase catalytic subunit, whose protein sequence is MSKENIKSTYEDSAKRMSGAQKNIGAELTPEHFNDPSLHIDLHNKIKVDYNSIEKSSSMEELHKWQREHVDKGDQTKEGYPLNVMIDPAMREMYQVVHKAGMTNVFDRFSEQQPIQCKFCIEGLSCQLCANGPCRISPKVPRGVCGVDAHTMVARNFMYRHVTIGTSANIFHCHQAARTLKAAGENPESGLKIRDAEKLKKYADMAGLNVNQPIENIAVEFAKWVMDDIHAPHHVESKTVEVFAPTKRKELWRKLGLFPGGGYSEVAYAQTRCMTNFNSDPVEFLLNSVRLGIANEYQGLFLLCIIQEILMGSQEITMKKQNMGLLKDNMINVVTNGHMPLLAHVAIDLASSVEWQEKAKAVGAEGIQILGHVCEGQQLINYEGTHNQKAYGGQEGEWLSQEYLLATGVVDLFMFDYNCTVPTMPIFAKRFGTKLLSTHPVIKLQGTETLDFIPEKMKEQAEKALNMAIKAFEERKAEHRETYIPPHISDTMVGFSTESIKKALGGSFDPLIEQIANGNIRGIATIVGCTTARYGQGGSNIFKMTKELIKNNILILSGGCTSSVMQYTGLTNPKAAEECGEGLKAVCKQLGIPPVLSYGACVDIGKMTHTAKELADALNVDTNKLPLVIGAPEYLEQKAVADACTAVALGWLVHVAPVPSITGSDVVVKTLTETTETLGLGKVMVEMDAEKAVQIYIDHIENKRKELGLN
- a CDS encoding Crp/Fnr family transcriptional regulator yields the protein MEMADVDILKKAPVFKDLSDKDLEQISSVTIEKNLRKGTIIFMEGDRGEAFYFIKSGKVKVYKTTPDGRELIFAILSDGDVFAEVALFNDIAYPAGAEVLEDSCIGMIRNEDLENLIKKNADIALHIIKVFSKKLYSSQQKVKELALGDTYARTAQTIIKLAQNNGKQTPEGIELQLNLSRQDLANLIGTARETVSRALSQFKKEGSIDIDRKKIVIKDMQKLKAWTR
- a CDS encoding glutaredoxin family protein, which gives rise to MSKEVIIFTSSTCSHCHTAKEYFSDKGIQFIERNIQTDTSARKELMQRGIMAVPVIQIGEEVIVGFDRERIEELLAE
- a CDS encoding metal ABC transporter permease gives rise to the protein MLEMLTYSFMQRAFLAGIMVAVICPAIGIFLVLRRMSMIGDTLSHVALAGVAGGMLGGIYPVYSALGFSVLAALAIEKLRKEYEQYAELSIAIMLSAGIGLATIFISLGSSNSAIFSYLFGSIGLVSNHDILVIFILGFFILLSIIVFYRSLFYMAFDEEAARLAGVSIKWINLYFTVLVAMTIAVSMRIVGVLLVSSLMVIPVATSLQISKSFRQTFMYSILFGVLSVLIGLSVSFYGDLAPGGTIVMSSVVLLFIILIAKNTKKRIRL